The following are from one region of the Hyla sarda isolate aHylSar1 chromosome 6, aHylSar1.hap1, whole genome shotgun sequence genome:
- the MPST gene encoding 3-mercaptopyruvate sulfurtransferase produces the protein MTHQLLPRALVSPRWLWESIRPGSSLKGTLRILDASWHLPKSGRDGWREYKERHIPGAYFFDIDTCSDRTSPYDHMLPTADQFAEYAGRLGVANNSHVVVYDASDFGSFSAPRLWWMFRVFGHPHVSVLDGGLKAWLREGHPVNSGKETRPQPTEFQAKLDTSQVVGHEEMEENVEKKKFQMVDARVEGRFRGLEPEPREGIEPGHIPGSINLPFPSLLTKDGNEKSPEELRSLFQEKGIDLSRRLVASCGSGVTACHIALAAFLCGKEDVSIYDGSWVEWYMRAKPEDVVSEGRGKTV, from the exons ATGACCCACCAACTACTGCCCCGTGCCTTGGTTTCTCCTCGTTGGCTTTGGGAGTCTATACGACCAGGCTCATCTCTAAAGGGAACACTTCGAATTCTTGATGCTTCATGGCATCTTCCTAAATCTGGACGTGACGGATGGCGTGAATACAAGGAACGCCATATTCCCGGCGCTTACTTCTTTGACATTGATACTTGCAGTGATCGTACCTCTCCTTATGATCATATGCTCCCCACTGCCGACCAGTTTGCTGAATATGCCGGCCGGCTTGGAGTAGCCAACAACAGTCATGTAGTTGTGTATGATGCAAGCGATTTTGGCTCTTTCAGTGCTCCTCGGCTGTGGTGGATGTTTAGAGTTTTTGGACATCCCCACGTCTCAGTTTTGGATGGTGGTCTTAAGGCCTGGCTAAGAGAAGGACATCCAGTAAACTCTGGGAAGGAGACCCGCCCACAGCCAACAGAGTTCCAAGCAAAGCTGGACACATCCCAAGTGGTGGGACATGAGGAAATGGAAGAGAATGTGGAAAAGAAAAAATTTCAGATGGTGGATGCCAGAGTGGAGGGAAGATTCAGAGGACTTGAACCTGAACCGAGAGAAG GAATAGAACCTGGACATATCCCTGGATCCATAAATCTTCCTTTCCCAAGCCTCCTCACAAAAGATGGGAATGAGAAATCTCCCGAAGAGCTCCGAAGCCTCTTCCAAGAAAAGGGCATTGATCTCTCTCGTCGCCTAGTTGCCTCGTGTGGCTCTGGAGTTACCGCCTGCCACATTGCCCTGGCTGCGTTTCTTTGTGGTAAAGAAGATGTCTCCATATATGACGGATCGTGGGTTGAGTGGTACATGAGAGCAAAGCCAGAAGATGTGGTTTCAGAGGGTAGAGGAAAAACTGTTTAA